A single genomic interval of Cellvibrio sp. PSBB023 harbors:
- a CDS encoding acyltransferase family protein gives MTALTTLNSTRYLALDALRGFTIAMMILVNTPGSWSFIYPPFAHADWHGCTPTDLVFPFFLFVVGSAMYFSLQKHALRLSLPLALMILRRSLIIFVLGLIFNGVLGGWEDLRIMGVLQRIALAYAMAAFIVLGVTRTGVYCIGLCLLLGYWLLLTMNNHADPYGLHTNIVVELDIALLGAEHMYSGKGVPFDPEGLLSTLPAVVNVLMGFELTRFLVVQPDRLGSLYRLLALGALGILLGLAWNIWLPINKSLWTSSFVVYSAGYFCLALALFVWIVDIKKIQWLSAPFIIYGSNSIFIYMLAPFWVHGYTYIHTNATGTTLYEGLFLQLATFLPPAMASLAFALLHVMLFWCVSWVLYRHNIFIRV, from the coding sequence ATGACAGCATTAACAACACTGAATTCAACGCGTTACCTGGCGCTTGATGCGCTGCGCGGTTTTACCATTGCCATGATGATTCTGGTCAACACCCCAGGCTCATGGAGTTTTATATACCCACCGTTTGCCCATGCCGATTGGCATGGCTGCACCCCCACAGATTTGGTGTTTCCCTTTTTTCTGTTTGTTGTGGGCTCGGCGATGTATTTTTCATTGCAAAAACATGCGCTGCGATTATCACTACCACTGGCGCTAATGATTCTGCGACGCTCGTTAATTATTTTTGTACTGGGCCTGATATTTAACGGTGTGTTAGGCGGTTGGGAGGATTTGCGCATTATGGGCGTGTTACAGCGCATCGCCCTCGCCTATGCCATGGCGGCATTTATTGTGCTGGGTGTGACACGCACGGGAGTGTATTGCATCGGCCTCTGTTTATTACTCGGTTATTGGTTATTGCTAACCATGAACAACCATGCCGATCCCTATGGATTGCACACCAATATTGTGGTCGAGTTGGATATAGCTCTGCTTGGCGCCGAACATATGTACAGCGGCAAAGGCGTTCCATTTGACCCGGAAGGATTACTCAGCACCCTGCCTGCGGTTGTGAATGTATTAATGGGTTTTGAACTCACCCGATTTTTAGTGGTACAACCGGATCGCCTTGGCAGCCTCTACCGCTTGTTAGCGTTGGGTGCACTTGGCATTTTATTGGGCTTGGCCTGGAATATATGGCTGCCTATTAATAAATCACTCTGGACCAGTTCTTTTGTAGTGTACAGCGCCGGTTATTTTTGCCTCGCACTCGCGTTATTTGTGTGGATTGTGGATATCAAAAAAATACAGTGGTTATCCGCGCCATTTATTATTTACGGTTCCAATTCCATTTTTATTTATATGCTGGCGCCGTTTTGGGTTCATGGCTACACCTACATTCACACCAATGCGACAGGCACCACACTCTATGAAGGATTATTTCTGCAATTAGCCACATTCTTGCCACCAGCCATGGCCTCGCTGGCGTTTGCACTGCTGCATGTCATGCTGTTTTGGTGTGTGAGTTGGGTGCTCTACCGCCACAACATTTTTATCCGGGTGTGA
- a CDS encoding carbohydrate-binding protein has product MNDFPITHGLSAIRSLLLKKWHCCAGAASLLAVTFFAPQGMAQTQQILFDDFNYSNNTQLSNNGWRVRTWAGGPGLANGSWSANNISFVTDPALPSNKFMRLKAGTNINGNNIANNNSTTGSVSQAEVARVEQIYKNGTWAARMYFNDAPSTGPDGDTVIQTFFGLTDYIEGAEPYSEIDFEYLPNGGWWTGSATPSMWSGTYRIVDWSDESNHGVTRTQGSLQGWHTLVMQVTDGHIAFYIDGAYQTSFSGAVAPDYPMYLMFQLWFSNDCFDAACNTRGYLKNSNYREYYEDVDWVYFEKDNLVPPSEVPQKVASLRASGINYVQNINNNSSSSSSSSAAAQQCNWWGTLYAICTHINSGWGWQNNADCVGIQTCATLSPPYGVVTAGSSSSAASSSAAFSRLIQAEAYTAMSGVQLDITTDTGGGQYVGWIETGDWMSYANINFPSSGTYKVEYRVASPSGASLSLDLNAGVTQLGQVAIPATGGWQNWTTVSHTVSITAGTHSLGIYAPASGWNINWLRITKL; this is encoded by the coding sequence ATGAATGACTTTCCGATCACCCATGGTTTATCCGCCATTCGTAGCTTATTACTTAAAAAGTGGCACTGCTGTGCAGGGGCAGCGAGCTTGTTGGCAGTCACTTTTTTTGCACCACAGGGCATGGCACAAACGCAGCAAATTCTGTTTGATGATTTTAATTACTCCAACAATACCCAGTTAAGCAATAACGGCTGGCGTGTGCGCACCTGGGCCGGTGGACCGGGCTTGGCCAATGGCAGTTGGAGCGCCAATAATATTTCGTTTGTGACCGACCCGGCATTGCCATCCAACAAATTTATGCGCCTGAAAGCAGGCACCAATATCAACGGCAATAATATTGCCAACAACAATTCCACCACGGGCAGTGTGTCTCAGGCAGAAGTCGCGCGTGTTGAACAAATTTATAAAAATGGTACCTGGGCTGCGCGCATGTATTTTAATGACGCGCCCAGTACCGGCCCCGATGGCGATACCGTAATCCAAACATTTTTTGGTTTAACGGATTATATTGAAGGTGCTGAACCCTACAGTGAAATCGATTTTGAATACCTGCCCAACGGCGGTTGGTGGACAGGTTCAGCAACGCCGAGTATGTGGTCGGGAACTTATCGTATTGTTGATTGGAGTGATGAGAGCAACCACGGTGTCACGCGCACACAAGGTAGTTTGCAAGGCTGGCATACACTGGTCATGCAAGTGACCGATGGACATATTGCGTTTTATATCGACGGCGCTTACCAAACCTCTTTCAGCGGTGCAGTCGCGCCTGATTATCCAATGTATTTAATGTTCCAATTGTGGTTTAGCAACGATTGCTTTGATGCAGCGTGCAATACGCGCGGCTATCTTAAAAACAGTAATTACCGCGAATATTATGAAGATGTGGACTGGGTTTATTTTGAAAAAGACAACCTGGTACCGCCCTCGGAAGTTCCACAAAAAGTGGCAAGCTTGCGCGCCTCTGGCATCAACTATGTACAAAATATTAATAACAATAGCAGTAGCTCAAGTTCAAGCAGTGCGGCAGCGCAACAGTGCAATTGGTGGGGCACGCTCTACGCGATTTGTACCCACATCAACAGTGGTTGGGGCTGGCAAAATAATGCCGACTGCGTCGGTATCCAAACCTGCGCAACCTTATCACCACCTTATGGTGTGGTTACTGCCGGAAGCTCCAGCAGTGCCGCCTCCAGCAGCGCCGCGTTTTCGCGTTTGATCCAGGCAGAAGCTTACACCGCCATGAGTGGTGTGCAGTTGGATATCACCACCGATACCGGTGGCGGACAATATGTAGGTTGGATTGAAACCGGCGATTGGATGAGCTACGCCAATATCAATTTCCCCAGCAGCGGCACCTACAAAGTGGAATACCGCGTTGCCAGCCCCAGTGGGGCCAGTTTGTCGCTGGATTTAAATGCCGGCGTCACCCAATTGGGGCAAGTCGCTATTCCTGCCACGGGCGGCTGGCAAAACTGGACCACCGTGTCACATACGGTTTCTATCACCGCAGGCACTCATAGCCTGGGCATTTACGCACCAGCCAGTGGCTGGAATATCAATTGGCTGCGCATCACCAAACTTTAA